A genomic region of Venturia canescens isolate UGA chromosome 7, ASM1945775v1, whole genome shotgun sequence contains the following coding sequences:
- the Ktl gene encoding BTB/POZ domain-containing protein KCTD16 → MEQQESVATDVPSVVELNVGGVFYTTSLSTLTRETDSHLAAIFTGKKSVEKDAKGKYFLDRDGVLFRYVLDFLRNQALTLPEGFRERERLRREAIFYGLPELEKATLVPGSETSVSSSSSNTGKRAIGYITVGYRGSFAFGRDGLADVKFRKLARILVCGRMVLCREVFGETLNESRDPDHGMSDRYTSRFFLKHSSIEQAFDMLQEHGFKLVASCGSGTADGNPEQLKPGVVSEENRWNHYNEFVFVRD, encoded by the coding sequence atggaACAACAGGAGAGCGTGGCTACGGACGTGCCGAGCGTCGTCGAACTGAACGTCGGAGGTGTTTTTTACACAACCTCACTGTCAACCCTAACCCGTGAAACGGATTCTCACTTAGCCGCCATATTCACCGGCAAAAAATCGGTCGAAAAAGACGCCAagggaaaatattttctcgatcgtGACGGTGTGCTGTTTCGTTACGTGCTCGATTTTTTGCGGAATCAAGCGCTAACGCTGCCCGAGGGATTCCGCGAACGCGAGCGCTTGAGGAgagaagcgattttttacggCCTCCCAGAACTCGAAAAGGCTACGCTAGTGCCCGGCAGTGAAACTAGCGTTTCTTCCAGTTCGAGCAACACCGGTAAACGTGCGATCGGCTATATAACCGTCGGTTATCGAGGCAGTTTCGCTTTCGGACGGGACGGTCTCGCGGACGTTAAATTTCGTAAATTAGCGAGAATATTGGTGTGCGGGCGTATGGTACTGTGTCGCGAGGTATTCGGGGAAACTCTCAACGAGAGTCGTGATCCCGATCACGGTATGTCGGATCGTTACACATCGAGGTTTTTCCTAAAGCACAGCTCGATCGAGCAGGCTTTTGACATGCTGCAGGAGCACGGTTTCAAACTCGTTGCGAGCTGTGGCTCCGGCACCGCCGATGGTAATCCTGAGCAGCTCAAACCGGGCGTCGTTTCCGAAGAGAATCGTTGGAATCATTACAACGAGTTTGTCTTTGTGAGGGATTAA